In Xiphophorus maculatus strain JP 163 A chromosome 9, X_maculatus-5.0-male, whole genome shotgun sequence, the genomic window AATGTTCTCCAACCAACCTTTTGAGGCCTTAACAAGCAGATGCATGTATAAAGTACTACACAAGTGGTTTCTATTTACTAAAATATGACATCTCTGAAGTTAAATGGCCGCACTTGATTTAGAGGCATTAGAGTAAAGATGGTGGCAGAGAGCTGGAGTGTGTCAATACAAAGATACAGCAGACATTTTAGATTTCGTAAAAAAGTTAAGGCATCCgtgtttattctttttctttacagacATGCACCACGTTGTGTTGATCGATTAGTCCCCAAAATGCACTGATGTTTCTAGGAGTCAACAAGCAAAATGGTAAATAATTCCAGGGGTGTGTATGTATTTGAACTGGAATTTATTTTCGTATTGCTATGAGGACTAACAGATACCATACACCAACATTTATCTAATTTACAACTATCTGGGATATTTGCGAAGTTCTGTGCAAATTAGTGAGACGCAGGCAGAATGGTGCCGTCAATATGATTTATAAAAGaacatcaaaacacaagtacagagatgaaaacatatgtttttatgtctcataTTTTATTATAGCAGTAAATCTGAAGTTTTGTTATCCAACAGAACCTTTCACTATTTTGTACTGAATGTCTTTAATTGAACTGGACTCCATTGTCACTTTGGGTAGAGCCTTTCCTCAACAGCAGCAACCTGAAAAGAAATTAAccaatttgttcagtttttcacTACAATTTCCATGTAGCATGATTTCAGGTAACTTGGTGAGTAAATGGCATGTGACAAATAGTCCTTATCATTACAGACATGAGTTGTGAACATGAGTCATATCACTTTTATTCACTCCAGAGTGTCAAGCAGGTCCCTAAAACACAGACAAGCTGCAGATCAGTAGAGTCCATGTTCTACATCTTCTTCCCCTTGTGCAGTTTGTTGTTGTGCCACATGTTCTCCTTCCTCAGACGCTTCCAGTACTGCCAGGTGTCAGGTTCCAACTCGTGAAGCTTTTTGGCTTTTCCCAAGTTCAACTGGAACAACCTGAACAAGTGataagagaaagaggaagaagttAACACGTGACCAAACGATGTCCAGGAATGTCTATCTGCTGTAAACAATACAGGCTCAGACGGCACAGATTTTGACATGAGtagaatcagaatcagctttattggCCAAGATTGTGTGCAAGCAAGATGAATTTGACTTCTGTTTTACACGCTCAGTGTACATATGTTAGGCATTAATATATaaactttagaggaaataaaaggacattatgtgtgtgtatgtgtttgtacAGGCATTTCTATGAAGAAAAGCAGGTTGTGGTATTGCAAATAAGCAGATTTTATGTAGACTGTAAGGCAATCACTATGTTCCTCAGAGACAGCCTGGGAGAAGAAACTGTCTCAGCGGTGGCTGATCTTTTTCACACAGCGGTCTGTAGCGCTGACTTGAAGGTGACAACACTTTGTGTTAAGGATGTGTGGGatctgcagagatgttagctggaaaagttttaaaagataGTAAAATGGCACGATAAACTTTTCATGGGACTGAAAGGCTAAAAAACACCTCACATGCCATCTTACATTGTTTAACAAAGTTTGTCAGTATTCTGTATAGCTCTCTCCGATAACAGGACACAGACACAGATTGCTTTACTGCCCTCAGAATAGTCACGATTCAGAGGTGGAGAGCCATCGAGGGTAATTAAGAAATCCACCATTAAAGTGGCCAGGGGTTTCTTCatcttctgtttaattttttttttaaatccacagtTATCAAACATCTTGTGacatgcttttaaaatgtgttatgcGTGGTTCTTTTCACGAGGGTGAGGTTGATCAGACAAGTCATTGAGCGGACTCACAAAGGAAATCCCTAGAAAAAAGACAGTCaaaacctgacaaaaaaaaaaaaaaaaactccaaagaaATTCtcaaatttgaattttaaatcttGTATGGGGATTTGAAACCCGGAcaccacaaaaatatatatttattttatggctTAAAGAGTTTTACGAGGAGAAAGACCAATATTGCAAAAtgccaaactttttttttaaagtactgcACTGATCAAAATCATATCTAAACTGTGCAGAAGACAGTGACATGTGTACTCACCACTCGGGATATTCCTCTGGAGGCTTTATTTTAGGGTCCTCCCCTTGTTTGTAGATGTTAACTCCGACTGCATATGATGTAAGTCTGACTGGGTCTTTACACACCTCTGGACCTTTCAGTTCTTCTTTCGCCATGCCTTTACCTTTTCCTTTGGAAACTGAGAGACGGTGAACAAGACCCGATTAGATCTGATGATATTTGACTAATAACTAGCATATAGAAGAGATGCTGCATTTACTCACCAACTTTCTTAGCATATCCACACGTCTGTATCCTGTTTGCCGTGCTTATTCTGCTCAGAAACGCTCCAGCATTGCTTTTTATGCACTGAGTGGACGGTGCTATCCGAAATAAACAGTAGGcgaacatttttattcagggTTACCTAAAGACACAGCACACCATGCTACTATTTGACATTCATAACCGTATTCAACTTCCGTTTTCTGCGTTCTTTCCTTGGCTCTGTAGGGACAATATACTGCACCCCACTGGATGGGATGAAACACTACAGGCAAAACTACTCGGATTCATGAGCGTAACTGTTCCTATTTTTAagtcactaggtggcagcagtgaTGCGCTCAGCTGACTGGCATCATAacaaaggaggagaagaagaaggaaaagttCTCGAACATGTCCGAGTACGATCAGACCCAGAAGAGCTCCCTAAAATTAAAGGGAGTAGGAGAGCTTTCAGCAGGAAAGAAGTAGGTGTTGTAGACCTAATGAAGCATTTTCACAACTCAGCAGCTGGTCGCTGTCTCAAAAACAGCTGGTGTTAACACGTTAGCCTCTGTAGCCAGCCAGCTAGTAAGCTAGTACCACATAGTATTTTTGTTAAcgtttgttattattattattatttgtaggCATAAAAACGGCATTTAAATCAAGAACATATACGTGTTAATATGTCTCTCTATGACAATATTATGAATTGCTTTTATGGAAAGCTTAAAATTTTGGATTTGTAGCATTAGCACTAGCAGTGCtaatgttaaattacaaaacacTCATGTAACCGAAGTCGTAGTTTCGACCATACGGCATAAGACAAGTTTCGAAATATAAACAATACACTTGAGTTTTCCTTAAAATGAACACAAGTTTGATTAGTgaaactctttctctttttgctaAAAATCTCCAAATGACATTTGAATGCTTTAGAAGAAGCTAGGCCTCGaacattcttttaaaattatgcGAAGCTTCCGATTCGgcaattccacctaattttcACTACCTTGATCGTATTTAATCAGCTgttgtttaaaaactacaatatGTAAACTCTTCAAACTTGGACTAGGACATTCTACACAATTatcagaataatttaaaaccaGCATGTAATATgtgaaacatttgattttattatttacctgacacaatttaaaaatgaaactagTCACCTGCTCAGTAACTCCCATAAATCAAGCCTAGTACTATTGCTTTTATTATCTACTTTAAAAAGCAGATGTTTGCCCAAACAGtgttgtgttttacatttttgtttactagaagccataaacaataaaatattttcaa contains:
- the mrpl54 gene encoding 39S ribosomal protein L54, mitochondrial: MFAYCLFRIAPSTQCIKSNAGAFLSRISTANRIQTCGYAKKVVSKGKGKGMAKEELKGPEVCKDPVRLTSYAVGVNIYKQGEDPKIKPPEEYPEWLFQLNLGKAKKLHELEPDTWQYWKRLRKENMWHNNKLHKGKKM